Proteins encoded together in one Telopea speciosissima isolate NSW1024214 ecotype Mountain lineage chromosome 4, Tspe_v1, whole genome shotgun sequence window:
- the LOC122658221 gene encoding phytochrome-interacting ankyrin-repeat protein 2-like, with translation MPKGKPSSCSLMSSTERDDRGWTLLHIGARKGDLKLVKRLLDEGMDVNVRAWGSNSGGLTPLHLAAQGDHLQVMDELLERGANIDARTKGACGWTPLHNAAKNRSKAAIKFLIENGAFLPQDIDDCRFNPPLYYCPGLEWAYEEMKRLYQEKGNSLPSDHEHEGSCYYGGNEACNPPTSSQRSLVSLFTGRVSTIGNFPLWTLSLYYLRYLGYRIKG, from the coding sequence ATGCCAAAAGGAAAACCTTCCAGTTGTTCGTTAATGTCTTCCACTGAAAGGGACGACCGAGGGTGGACTCTGCTTCACATCGGAGCTCGAAAAGGTGATCTGAAGTTGGTGAAGCGACTCCTCGACGAAGGCATGGATGTCAACGTGCGCGCATGGGGAAGCAACTCAGGAGGTCTGACCCCTCTTCACCTTGCTGCACAAGGTGACCACCTTCAAGTCATGGACGAGTTGCTGGAACGCGGAGCAAACATCGATGCAAGAACCAAAGGGGCATGTGGGTGGACGCCTCTACACAATGCCGCTAAGAATCGAAGCAAGGCAGCCATCAAATTCTTGATTGAGAATGGAGCGTTCTTGCCACAAGACATCGACGACTGTAGATTCAATCCACCTCTCTATTATTGCCCTGGTCTCGAATGGGCTTATGAGGAGATGAAACGGCTCtaccaagaaaaaggaaattccCTCCCATCTGACCATGAACATGAAGGTTCTTGTTACTACGGCGGCAATGAAGCCTGTAATCCCCCAACGTCAAGCCAAAGATCGTTAGTTTCTCTATTTACTGGAAGAGTTTCTACAATTGGAAACTTTCCCCTCTGGACTCTGTCTCTGTATTATTTACGTTATCTTGGTTATCGTattaaagggtaa